The Aedes albopictus strain Foshan chromosome 1, AalbF5, whole genome shotgun sequence genomic interval GTCCCCTCTGTTACATATATCAATGTTATTAGCAGAAATATATTCTAGAAGGGACTCACCTCGTTTGTTGATTCACTGCTTCCTGTGGTGAGCGTTGGCATCGCAGCAGATTCTGGTTTTGTTGTCTGCAGCTGGTGACAAATTCGCAGATTGAGCACGTCGGAGCTTCTtcttcatcaccaggaaagtaaacTGATGCTATATTAACGATAGATTTATCCCTGGCTGTATGAACATCCATTCTGATGGCTACAATGTCTTGTTTGATATATTCTGTAATGGGAGTTAAATTAATCCTTCCTTTTACTAAGATAGCTGTTCTTGGACAAGGATGTCCATCATCATAGAGTTACTTACATTTTGGTGTTGTAAGGTTCATCACCCCATGATTGTTTACCCACGGTTCCTGTACTAACGCCAGGTCGAGGTCTTCTTTGACAAACCTTTGCAAGAGTACGCCTAATGCCTCTCTTGCATgctgtacactgaggatactgcaactccgaaaatcatatgaatcaactatgattttttgccaaaagaatttcttgcgaaaatcatagttacgaactatgattttggattcaaagcgccaactattattgtcatactgttactgtataaattttataacactcacgtatgaaaaccataccgataacgtataaaatctGAAATTATTTCGTATGATTATCATAcatacttttatgaaatattttgcacaaattaaaaaaaaccgcaacctggaatcgaaccaggagcgtcaaggttggcgagtgcgtgctttactcatacgcccatcgacgcttcggaaataGAAGttgttagaagccaataaaaggtttcgTTGTTTTTTAGCgttggtgtttcataacacatcttatgattttcatacgatgcttcttatggaTCGTCGCTTTTCAATgcatgaaaagcatacgagaactatgaaaagatgaaaaaaaataaaaaatactgattcatcagatgcaaactatgaaaagcatacgaacagtatcctcagtgtaggtttGCCTGAACCATTTTTATAGTGGTCATTGCGTTGACGATCCGCTTTTTTATGGTGGACTCTTTGGAGATTTTTGGGACCTTCTTTTGCATTCCCAgagaactacccaagtaaccatgacgctggatatagagcattaatttcgctttatagtatattatatgacatgcgatataaagttgttttgttatataggtaccattaaagtaggtttaaagtcgaaagtggcgctactattgttgatttaaagcaagctttactgtggcgattgctaaagcatataaaatgcttgtaccatatagctaatgcaatgaaatagtaagaaatgcatacttaaggcatcatgtcaacaaaagaaaaaaagtattttttcatttttctgtctatttttatcttctcatacctgttccgatactctcgcactgatgttttttattctgtttcgggaattgaacctagactgctgaaactggaccgcgatgaaactcggacgcgctaacgctgtgctacgactaccatgtattttgcacctggaaaaatgtgcaacataaattaacgtatacttagctcgtgctttattgagttgtgttttcagcagctctaaaaagttgtgctagagggtctgaatgccatcagttatcttactctcctaaatccattcgaaaacaagcgaccgattgattccacaaacgaagataatataaagatataaattagtctgtgttgattctgttcttattgttttcatacgtgctcacttctatcatttcttttatgaaatcggggcgctatgttaaataaggaaaccaatatctcaaccccacataatttttgttccctcagcatcagAATGTCTTCAAGTCCCAAACAGAAACCAGAAAAACCATAggcaatataaattttcaaacagcaacatctgagcataataatccaagttctacgcagcaatccatgaaaatttgggtttgtttttcatttcttttgaatggttgtgtttctagaaatgttttacagattttttttccgaactgAGGTTTTTTCctgtttacaacgatgaaagCATTAGTAAGAGCATGTATAAAGTAATAAattcttgcattattgattgctataaagcttttaacatggtaatgcaatgaagcattaaacaacgtcgctatagaactataccgaactgtcaaaatcctataatgcttcaatgctttcataatgtagagtaaacgctttattacttgacaggtgtagaataaaagttatctcgcattagctaaactataatacgattgaattaatgtaatgatataatgcttgtggttacttgggtactgttGTTCTCACCACGGTTGTTATCCTTTTTCGGGTTCGTTTTAGCAGTTCTTTCTTGTGATTCACACCACAGAGAaaagacgtctatctttgctttcttccTTGtgtaaactttgtaacggtcgtATCATAGCAtgtcgttatgctcccgttgcgtggcgccagcgtcccatcacttacagtTGTCATTtggtttccagtgctcgccgtttttggcagtttggcgctcgtgtcgctttgtgggctggTGTACTTTAACGATGAATACTGCCATCGTGGGATTAAATCGGAAATATGTGGGGCAGTCTTCGTCGGTGGCGTTGatgtacacttaaatcctttacacacgatttcgacgtaaatatttttgttcgagcttaaacgtctgttctctgtggtgttaCTGTCCTACTTGtcgtcctgttttttttttactcgaCGTAGTTTTGCAGTGTGATAAAGTAGTTAGTTGCTTTGAAATCCCCATCTTGTTAATTTCTGCATCGAGTCCTCGTTCACTGTGAGAACCAGCTCAAAATCATTCCCGTTAGGGGAAGATTTTGCAGAACTCTCCAGGAGTCCGTGTCCAAGTAATTCTGTGACTCGATGAATGCCGTTATTTGCTGGTTGCTTTTCATGGCGCTTTTCGGCAGGTAGGCTACCAATATCTAGGAATGGTCTTTTTGTCGACCGCTATCAACTCAACTTCTTCCCATACAAGTAAGCTCGGAGTTATCCTTTTCAACCAGTCCGCTGTAGCCCGGTCATAACAGTAGATAACAAGGAAGCCTGTTGTTATGGTGCAGCCTCAAAAGCCTCTGAGCCTCGGTTTTACATCTGTTCCTTCCTCGATTCTCCACtagtttattattttatttattttagctGTGTTGTGTTGTGTTGTGTTGCTAGAGTTGTAGTCGGATAGTCCGTTGGTATTATTCCTATGCGTACTTGACTCATAACCTCCTTGTATACCGGATTTTAAGTAATAATGGGCTTAGATTTCCTATCTGGGACTTTCAGATTCCCTGATTGAAGACCCTCAGCTACTGCTACTGCCACCTTACCAGGAACCTTCATGTTCCCGGGTACAGTATGCgcagtttttgctttttgcttCGTGCCTGGGACTTTCGGTTTTCCCGGATGTCTGCGCCCTGTTACCTGTGCTGTTACTGCCTTCGTTTTCCTATCTGGGACCTTCGTATTCCTGAGTTGACTGCAAACTCCTGCTTTAGCCTGGGACTTTAAGTTTCCCGTGTTTGGATCGTTCAGCTTCTTCGTTTGTCATCTTTTTCTCAACTTTCGAGGTACCGGGTTACATGTGGACAGTATCTGAATCTGTCCTTCCGTCTTGGAAATTTGGATCTTCGTTCCGTTGCAGCCGGATGTTCACCGATGATGTGACGTGTGATTTACGAGAATGGTCATTGTGCGACTTTCCCGTGGGTGTTGATATCCCTGTTGTCTTTTTAGGTAGTGGCTTCGCACCACTCGATAGGTCATCTCTAGGCCTTTTCGATGGTTCTGACTGCACGCTTTGCCTGTAGGCAAGGCGATAGGCCTCGTCTTAGTCATAGCCCTGATCTAGCAGATTTTCAGCCGCTTTTTACCAGCACCACTCAGCTTGATTCTATCCATTTGCTGATATTGTTCCGGATTTGCAACAGTTGATCCTCTTGGTGTCTTGATAGTGACGCTTACTCGATCGTCTTCGTCGCTGTCTTTCGTCTCGGAGTTCTTTGGAGTGTCCAAATTGATCGATGGACAACTGGACAGATTTTCCAGTGATTTAACCAGTGTATCTCCAGAACCACAGAATCATCCTTGGCGGAGTTTATTGATGATTTCGATTATATATAGATATGaattcaattgggttctttaggggtatccggattatttcataatcggattctccgcccaacaattagtcaaaatccaaaacttcataattttcggagtccgggaactatttttaaaatgcatttaaagtttgtatggggattttttttgttcggatcgaactgtcactttatcgattgaactgtcattctatccacaaaaatgaaaactgttttgttaatttaaccatcaaaacaaagttattgaaatccaataaaatcacgttatactcagaaaaatgagctctttcgattaggctatacaaaatagcaatattttattcactaaagaaTCTAATTACGAATCGTTTCAAATAAATTGATATATATTTTTATCTGCAATCagatatttttaggattttttttaattgtttaatACTGCTTTTGATTATCTCATTTTTCCACTATCGGGAGTATGATGACGCATATTAAAATTATTAAGGAAAAATCAGTACAGAAACTTTTGCCATCTAGAACATTATCAATCATACAGCAATCATCAAAAGTGATATCATCATCTCAACTAGAAATGAAATGCTTTCATAATCGGCAAGATTCTAATCAGCATCATATGTTTAGAATACGGGAGAGATGAATGACAGCGCAATTCATAGGACTCGACTCGACCGAGTGCCGAACTGTGTGTCCAGTGTAAAAGTAGGTCGATCTTGATAATTTCTTGCACTTGGTTGCACTGACTTGACTGCGAAATAAAAGTAACTGACACACCGACGAAAACAAACAGTTCCGTTACCTATGATGTGGTTTGCTTACTATAGCATGCACCTGCACCATGTAGTGAAATGCACATTGCAAAGGAACAGTTCTAGTTCCCATCGTGTGTTTCTGATTCACGTTGAGCAGATGTTTTCCATCTGCGGTGGCGACGATTTGATAGGCTTGTTGATTTTCTGTAATTGTGAaaatagggtgcgtgtaccaattatggcactacctaaggaaagctatttgtacaaaaataatgagaagaccaacgaatgtcatcaattagTTAAAAgacagtttagtttccatactttacaggaaaaatatagaaacggagccaaaactgcttttagtattgatttcagcgtgtgccaatgataggaaccctgtaccaattatggttacatttgataacttcggttccttttcgcactatttacatgcattccttatggggttagccataactggtacactatggcgaaaaagggtgcaaggaagccgaaattataaggaaaatgatttatttctaccatgatttgaggaaaatgtagaGTGTAAACGAGTGCGACTATTTTTCGTGAACGTGaactgttgttcacaattttttttattgttgatttacatcgttaaagggtgaaaattaactatggcgaataattggtactatagccataattggtacacttaccctaatgaAAAACTTCGAACACTAAGCGGCACGTGGAACTCGTTtggattcattcaaatattacgtaacgcaaaatttgaccattttggaccccctccctcccccacgtaacaacttttgtatgaaacattttgaaattttgtatgaagcgtaacacagcgtcagaccccctccctcccccctcagcgttacgtaatatttgaacgaaccctttggGACATACACTCAGAAATTAAAGTATAcatggaattactattatttatgcattttgtatccgcatctctcttactctctttctgttttcatgctatctgatgcttcgcctgggttgacgaaacacttctcttcaacccaggctaaacgacagatagcatgaaaacagaaagagagtaagAGAGATGCGGAtgcaaaatgcataaataatagtaattctgtgtatacttttatttctgagtgtacatttGGCCTTTGGTCTGATGCTAAGTTAACTGTCTGGTAATTAATCAGTATAGGCTAACAGATGCTTTGTTGAATTGGAGTTAAGATATTGTAACTGTTTAAAGACTATTGATGGTGCTTcgagatttcattttttttttcatttatttagttgacatcaaattcatgataatactgaatgaacaatttgccgccataatactcgatttgcagctgcagctctccaacgtcggtcacgcccaacactcgccagatcacgctccacctggtccgcccatcgtgctctctgcgctccacgccttcttgtgccaaccggatggttagcaaacaccaactttgcagggttgttatccggcgttcttgcaacatgccctgcccaacgtatccttccggctttggccaccttctggatgctgggttcgccgtaaagtgcagcgaactcgtggttcatccttctccgccacacaccgttcttctgcacgccgccgaagatcgtccttagcacccgtcgctcgaaaactccgagtgcttgcaggtcctcctcgagcatcgtccatgtctcgtgtccgtagagaaccaccgatcttattaacgtcttgtacatggtacatttggtgcgggggtgaatctgttttgaccgcagtttcttctggagcccatagtaggcacgacttccactgatgatgcgccttcgtatttcacggctcacgttattgtcagccgttagcaaggaaccgaggtagacgaattcttctaccaccacgaaagtatccccgtctatcgtaacattgctgccaaggcttgtcctgtctcgctcagtcccacctaccagcatgtactttgtcttagccgcattcaccaccagtccgacctttgctgcttcgcgtttcaggcgggtgtacatttctgccaccgttccaaatgttctagcaataatatccatgtcatccgcaaaactgaAACGAATCGGTCAATACTacagtgccgggccgactcaagacgcaagagactctccggcaatcccagggtcggctagctactgggtaatcaagggcactttcgcgatacaaaaactaCAACACAAATCCTTCACTTTTCTTACATAATTTTATTAAAAGTCCTATTTGTTgagtgtgcgtgttgttctgtgtataaTCTGAGTGTTAATTTGTTAAGTGTAACCTATGCTAGTTGGacgtaccggtacataccgctgcttcTAGTTGATGGCGCGTTTggtggccgacacagcgactcctgtAAAGCTGTGCGGCCGAAAATCTCGCCGGATGGCAAGGCGAGCggggccggtactcggccgacgggaccagcgggcgttgctgggggggggggatgcaggcgtcttccctcgtgggcgcaatcggccggccgtgggctaaccaccttggacggccgagaggggaaagcTCCTTTACGATTAGGGCCTGTGCCCGAGAATCCGTCCGGAAGGACGGTGTGGCTCCTTTACAAGttaggcgcgggaaccgttcccggttccgcgggccgaaccgtgtgctggacggagacCTTAAAGGTCCATACAAAAGAGGTCCTATTGGGGACGTACGATTTATAAAATCATCTATATGGAGTGCAGTgtactttatttacctgaacggtACTATTCCCAGGAATAAAACCCTAGCTACTGCTAGgaaaagagggggggggggggtcttcgtTCACCGAATTTCAACCACTGCACTTTCAAAATACCACGTCTTAagcacacggacgcctgttaCAGAATTGCTTTCTTTGGGCAATGGCCGTTATCTTTAATTATTCCCTCATTCCGTCATTCTTTCAGCCATCATTTTATATGCTGTTTCGCTCGAAGTCCTATTTGTTATTCCATATTCAATCTTTGGTAGCGAGACAACACGTTTACAGCGGTACTTGACCCTTTCACTTCTGTGGTATCTCCTTCTGactttacacaagaaacgtgaagggtccgacaaaTACAACAAATACAAAaccaaaaatcaacaatttgtaaccaaacggttacactaTCCACCACCCCgatgaaaaaaatgcgaaagcacgaagagattttgcattttttttttttcaatctactCTCTCAGGTCATCTTCGGCCGCCATCGGTTCGTGGATGTACAACAAACATattaaaatatttacaaaaacattacaataacaatttaaaaatttctaaatACTAGCGCGCGATATCATAATAGAACTttacaacaaattaaaaatataaataataaaacaTGCTAAAATAATACTTCCGTACGTTCACAATAAACATTTTCAAATCGGAAAACGAAATAAATTAAAACATGCAAAATAAATATGTAcacaacattttaaaaatcttaaaaaatatcccGAATTATGGGTAGACAACTCTATTTACACGTTGCGCAACGAAAAACAATTTTACAACCCTATTTACAAATATTTACAACACATAGATCACATTCGATCTGCACGgccgaatcccctggcgggattgatTCGCCGGCGGGCAAACTGTTTGACACAACAGTGACAGTGACAGTTTGCGAAACGTCATGAATCTGTCAAAGTGGACTGACACAGCATCTCTATTGTTcgttatgtttatgtttatgctGTACAGTTGTAAATAATTTCGAAGTGAAAAGTGTTAAAGTGGCCTTTTTCGTGTGTTTGTGGTAAGTAATACgtacgtagggtatcgcgctacttgggcggtggttttcttcgtctgttattttcgtctgttttccactgtaactcggtcaattttgaaccgattgacttgaaattttgtacacgggtagatactatacctatctcaccgcattccaagaattgtgtcaaatggttcaagattgactgagttatagtggaaaacagacgaatatagaagccaccgcccaagtagcgcgattccctatatgtaTGAAACATACCGAAGACTTATCTTCGTATGTATTTGTCTTTTTCAGGTGAATGAAATCATTCATTCTTGGGTTGCTGGGCTATGTGGCCACAATCTTTGCGATGAAAGATTGGCCCATAGCAAACCCATAATGGTCCCGGGACAACCGTGATGATCATCTTGGCTCTGCAAGATGCAATCAGGTGAGTAAATCTGTGTACACAGTAAAATAATCAATCAAACTAATGATTGCAATTGATTTTTAGACTTGGCCCATAAATTCAATGGGCGATCCCCTCTCAGGCGCTCCGCAAGTGGGGAAGTGAGAGTAAATTATCACCCCTCGCACCTTCCACCGGTCTCGCCAGCCCTGATATGGATCCCCGAAATAAATCAAGGTAAGTTGGATCTAATTTTCCACGCATGCTAGCCTTTCTTACGACCGATCGGAGTCTTTCATCCGTCGGTCCGACTAATCCTTGGACTAATCTAGGACTAACAGCTAACGATTCTCATAACAACTAACACAATCGACTAACAATTCCATTGTCCTAGTGTAGTTAAATTTCTAACAAGTGATTCATCTACTCTTTCACAGATCGCTTCCATCCAGCGCTGTCTGCCGCCGGCACTTGGGGAAAACTGGATACTCCCACACCTCACCGGTCTGATGGCAAACTGCCGAAAAAAATTGAAAGTGAACAGTGAAAGAAAAAgtaaataaatttattgaaaatttaaattgatttgtttttctttttgttgtgAGAAAATACCTTTTGGGGGGTTCCAGGTGTGCGTCCGGAACGGGGATTTTTCGTTGAAGGGTTCGGTTCCAATATCGAAGTCAGGTTTTCGCACAGTTCTTTGGCCGTAGGTTCCGCTCGAAGTTTCAGGTTGGCCTTTTTCCGGATCTTGAACGATCGGGTCTGCTTTCGAAGGGATTCGGGGTTCGAAGTTTGTTGCTTTGAAGATTGGAAAGCTTCACCAGGTAAGTCTCGGGGAAATTTCGATGAATGAAGCACCGACTTACTGGTGTCAATTTCGGGAGAGAAATAACCGGAAGAATAGCGTGACATTGGGCTCCTTTTCGTTCCCTTTTCGACCTGAAGGTGGTCTTCCGAATCAGGTTCGGTCTCGCTGAAGGACATTTCAAAATCATCGGAATCGGAACTAGGGATGATCAACTCGATCTCTTCCTCTGGTTCTGATTCCGGCGCCCTGTATTCGCAAGTCGCGCTGGGGGGCAAATAGCGAGAATTTACATCGCATGTGACGATGTTCATGTCACGCATGAATAGGTAAATGATACGTTTAATTTTACCGACGTCTGCTGGCATCATCACCCCCGAAGTCCTTTGCTCCCTGATGGTATGCAAAGTTTCTTCGAGGTCCAGCTCTAACTCCTCTAGCGGGTAGTTAGGATGCGTCGAGAGCAACGGACGAGGCATTTCAAACCATTCCTCTAAGTCCGACTCGTCCGCATCGTACGTCGACGGCTGCCAATTGATTGGATTATAATTGGTTTCAGCCTTTGCTCGTCGCTTGCGTGTCATCGTATGAGAATCAGTGGGGTGTGTTGTGGGTGAAATCAAATCTTAAAACAATGGGACGGATCAAAACAAACGGGTTAAAATAAATAGTGCGCTATTGTTGTCATGATTGATTGGACAAGTAGGTACAGTAAAGTTCAATTATGATCGGAAAACATATCAACATAAACGATTCACGAAACACAAAATTTGCCAACATCAACGAATTTTAATGCGGTAAAAACGACTATCGATTGTAAATGTGTCCGTGATGCGCTCAGGACACCTCAGGACCTCTTTTGAAGGCAAAAGCCTCGATTAATCGCAGTTTAATCACTTGAGTTTAGCATAGTGCGTAAGGGGCGAGACATACGTGCAAGCACGTATCCCTGCCACCTCCCGTCGGCAAAAATCGTTAGATTTTTGTATGCTACTTCGGTCCCTTGATTACCTTTCGCGGACTTTTGGCTGGGTGCCAAGTGAAACGGATCGATAAACTatcagtgccgggccgactcaagACGCAAGAGAttccggcaatcccagggtcggctagctaccgGGTAATCAAGGGCGgttcgcgatacaaaaactaaACACAAGGAACTTTCACGTTActtacatattttattaaaaatc includes:
- the LOC115259615 gene encoding uncharacterized protein LOC115259615, with protein sequence MTRKRRAKAETNYNPINWQPSTYDADESDLEEWFEMPRPLLSTHPNYPLEELELDLEETLHTIREQRTSGVMMPADVGKIKRIIYLFMRDMNIVTCDVNSRYLPPSATCEYRAPESEPEEEIELIIPSSDSDDFEMSFSETEPDSEDHLQVEKGTKRSPMSRYSSGYFSPEIDTSKSVLHSSKFPRDLPGEAFQSSKQQTSNPESLRKQTRSFKIRKKANLKLRAEPTAKELCENLTSILEPNPSTKNPRSGRTPGTPQKVFSHNKKKNKSI